From the Daucus carota subsp. sativus chromosome 8, DH1 v3.0, whole genome shotgun sequence genome, one window contains:
- the LOC108197236 gene encoding vacuole membrane protein KMS1 isoform X1 codes for MGENITTPVSNSGLSGKHQQELENLRLTTQPFKTLKFFILAVVQYLKRLLQYLLGHGSWLIPMGVVLVAGGILLLNTDGPHEKHIEELFQYLQFGLWWVALGVASSIGLGSGLHTFVLYLGPHIAFFTLKAMQCSRVDIKSAPYDTIQLKRGPSWLAKNCSEFGPPMFSSSHGPHIPLTSILPQVQLEAILWGIGTALGELPPYFISGAASLSGGKLDAMEELGTSSSQDDGWIATRLNQLKCWFLSHAQYLNFFTVLVLASVPNPLFDLAGIMCGQFGIPFWEFFLATLVGKAIIKTHLQTIFIISVCNNQLLNWIENELIWVFSFVPGFESILPNLVAKLHAMKDKYMATPSHVTSNLKVKKWDLSLASIWNTVVLLMLVNFLVQIVTATAQRYLKKQQEKDLAALNHNSKAAGTSNDSE; via the exons ATGGGAGAAAATATTACTACCCCCGTCTCGAATTCAG GACTAAGCGGCAAGCATCAGCAGGAACTGGAAAATTTGAGACTCACAACACAACCATTCAAAACATTGAAGTTCTTCATTTTGGCTGTTGTTCAGTATCTTAAGAGATTGTTACAGTATCTTCTAGGGCATGGATCTTGGCTCATTCCCATGGGTGTTGTCCTGGTAGCAGGTGGTATTCTGCTTCTGAACACTGATGGTCCTCATGAAAAG CACATTGAAGAGCTTTTTCAATATCTACAGTTTGGATTATGGTGGGTGGCCCTTGGTGTTGCATCTTCTATTGGTCTTg GATCTGGTTTGCATACTTTTGTTCTATATCTAGGTCCTCACATTGCTTTTTTCACTCTAAAAGCAATGCAGTGCAGTCGCGTAGACATCAAAAGTGCCCCATATGATACCATACAGTTAAAGAGAGGGCCTTCCTGGCTTGCAAAGAATTGTTCTGAATTTGGCCCCCCTATGTTTTCCTCTTCACATGGTCCGCACATTCCACTTACCAGTATATTGCCACAGGTCCAGTTAGAGGCTATTCTTTGGGGTATTGGAACTGCGCTAGGAGAGCTACCTccatattttatttcaggagcAG CAAGCTTATCAGGTGGAAAGTTGGATGCAATGGAAGAATTGGGCACTTCCTCTTCACAAGATGATGGGTGGATAGCTACTCGTCTGAATCAATTAAAGTGCTGGTTCCTTTCACATGCACAGTATTTAAACTTCTTTACTGTATTAGTGCTTGCTTCG GTACCAAATCCTCTGTTCGACCTTGCTGGTATAATGTGTGGACAATTTGGAATTCCTTTCTGGGAGTTTTTTCTGGCTACATTGGTCGGAAAAGCAATTATTAAAACTCACTTACAG ACTATTTTCATCATTTCAGTCTGCAACAATCAACTACTTAACTGGATAGAGAATGAGTTGATTTGGGTTTTCAGTTTCGTACCTGGTTTTGAGTCCATCCTCCCCAACCTTGTGGCCAAACTGCATGCCATGAAAGACAAGTATATGGCAACCCCATCTCACGTGACCTCCAATTTAAAG GTGAAAAAGTGGGATCTCTCATTAGCTTCAATTTGGAACACTGTTGTATTGTTAATGCTTGTAAACTTCTTAGTTCAAATTGTGACTGCTACGGCACAAAGGTATCTTAAGAAGCAGCAGGAGAAAGACTTGGCTGCTTTAAATCACAATTCTAAAGCTGCAGGGACCTCGAATGATAGCGAATAG
- the LOC108197236 gene encoding vacuole membrane protein KMS1 isoform X2, with amino-acid sequence MGENITTPVSNSGLSGKHQQELENLRLTTQPFKTLKFFILAVVQYLKRLLQYLLGHGSWLIPMGVVLVAGGILLLNTDGPHEKHIEELFQYLQFGLWWVALGVASSIGLGSGLHTFVLYLGPHIAFFTLKAMQCSRVDIKSAPYDTIQLKRGPSWLAKNCSEFGPPMFSSSHGPHIPLTSILPQVQLEAILWGIGTALGELPPYFISGAASLSGGKLDAMEELGTSSSQDDGWIATRLNQLKCWFLSHAQYLNFFTVLVLASTIFIISVCNNQLLNWIENELIWVFSFVPGFESILPNLVAKLHAMKDKYMATPSHVTSNLKVKKWDLSLASIWNTVVLLMLVNFLVQIVTATAQRYLKKQQEKDLAALNHNSKAAGTSNDSE; translated from the exons ATGGGAGAAAATATTACTACCCCCGTCTCGAATTCAG GACTAAGCGGCAAGCATCAGCAGGAACTGGAAAATTTGAGACTCACAACACAACCATTCAAAACATTGAAGTTCTTCATTTTGGCTGTTGTTCAGTATCTTAAGAGATTGTTACAGTATCTTCTAGGGCATGGATCTTGGCTCATTCCCATGGGTGTTGTCCTGGTAGCAGGTGGTATTCTGCTTCTGAACACTGATGGTCCTCATGAAAAG CACATTGAAGAGCTTTTTCAATATCTACAGTTTGGATTATGGTGGGTGGCCCTTGGTGTTGCATCTTCTATTGGTCTTg GATCTGGTTTGCATACTTTTGTTCTATATCTAGGTCCTCACATTGCTTTTTTCACTCTAAAAGCAATGCAGTGCAGTCGCGTAGACATCAAAAGTGCCCCATATGATACCATACAGTTAAAGAGAGGGCCTTCCTGGCTTGCAAAGAATTGTTCTGAATTTGGCCCCCCTATGTTTTCCTCTTCACATGGTCCGCACATTCCACTTACCAGTATATTGCCACAGGTCCAGTTAGAGGCTATTCTTTGGGGTATTGGAACTGCGCTAGGAGAGCTACCTccatattttatttcaggagcAG CAAGCTTATCAGGTGGAAAGTTGGATGCAATGGAAGAATTGGGCACTTCCTCTTCACAAGATGATGGGTGGATAGCTACTCGTCTGAATCAATTAAAGTGCTGGTTCCTTTCACATGCACAGTATTTAAACTTCTTTACTGTATTAGTGCTTGCTTCG ACTATTTTCATCATTTCAGTCTGCAACAATCAACTACTTAACTGGATAGAGAATGAGTTGATTTGGGTTTTCAGTTTCGTACCTGGTTTTGAGTCCATCCTCCCCAACCTTGTGGCCAAACTGCATGCCATGAAAGACAAGTATATGGCAACCCCATCTCACGTGACCTCCAATTTAAAG GTGAAAAAGTGGGATCTCTCATTAGCTTCAATTTGGAACACTGTTGTATTGTTAATGCTTGTAAACTTCTTAGTTCAAATTGTGACTGCTACGGCACAAAGGTATCTTAAGAAGCAGCAGGAGAAAGACTTGGCTGCTTTAAATCACAATTCTAAAGCTGCAGGGACCTCGAATGATAGCGAATAG